The Glycine soja cultivar W05 chromosome 8, ASM419377v2, whole genome shotgun sequence genome has a window encoding:
- the LOC114424133 gene encoding dof zinc finger protein DOF5.7-like yields the protein MATAPATKDQEPTQGRKFTTTTTTTTTTTRPAPEQGVKCPRCDSSNTKFCYYNNYSLTQPRHFCKTCRRYWTNGGALRNVPIGGGCRKNKRVVVKPSSSSSSSLSSSPRFSNEFSLRGLNVPPSVEFNLGALPFPASSRLNIPTTLNTGLFSNQFSSSPLSFGGDVNSVSVTNNALSGFQLDATPATVLSNSLMSLASNNNTQNNNNFWALQDRSQGSTLLLSDSFNSSAMQSMQQSLNVHSSLASSIESLSCVNQDLHLKMQQQRYATMMFGGDSYHHKGGGGGGGDENNGVSFSQTANRFENQKQLVGNPVMFQNLEISKPPGSSVTEDPSGATVTTTVAPPTEWFFGNSSFSSAGNGNDGANSNNNNINININDANNNWSDALAWGDFQQQQQQQYSALP from the coding sequence ATGGCAACAGCACCAGCAACAAAAGACCAAGAACCCACACAAGGCCGAAaattcaccaccaccaccacaacaacaacaacaacaacgagaCCAGCGCCAGAACAAGGTGTGAAGTGTCCACGATGCGATTCATCCAACACCAAGTTCTGTTACTACAACAACTACAGCCTCACCCAGCCTAGGCACTTCTGCAAGACCTGCAGAAGGTACTGGACCAACGGCGGAGCGTTGCGCAACGTCCCGATTGGCGGCGGCTGCAGGAAGAACAAAAGGGTCGTTGTCAAaccctcttcctcctcctcctcctcgttATCTTCATCACCAAGATTCTCTAACGAATTCAGCCTTCGTGGCCTCAACGTTCCGCCCTCCGTCGAATTCAACCTCGGCGCGCTGCCCTTCCCTGCCTCCTCGAGGCTCAACATTCCGACAACCTTAAACACAGGGTTGTTCAGCAACCAGTTCTCGTCATCTCCGTTGTCTTTCGGAGGCGACGTTAACTCGGTCTCGGTCACTAACAATGCTTTGTCAGGCTTTCAGCTTGACGCGACTCCTGCAACTGTCCTGTCAAATTCCTTGATGAGCCTTGCGTCCAACAACAACACtcagaataataataatttctggGCGCTGCAGGATCGGTCGCAAGGCTCGACACTATTACTGTCTGATTCATTCAACAGTAGTGCAATGCAGTCTATGCAGCAATCTCTGAACGTTCATAGCAGTCTTGCTTCTTCGATTGAGTCACTGAGCTGCGTCAACCAGGACTTGCATCTGAAGATGCAGCAGCAGCGTTACGCCACAATGATGTTCGGTGGGGACAGCTACCACCAcaaaggtggtggtggtggtggtggtgatgaaaACAACGGCGTTTCGTTTTCTCAAACGGCTAATAGGTTCGAGAATCAGAAGCAGTTGGTGGGGAACCCCGTTATGTTTCAGAACCTCGAGATTTCGAAGCCACCTGGCAGTTCCGTAACAGAAGATCCAAGTGGGGCTACAGTTACAACAACAGTAGCACCACCCACCGAATGGTTCTTTGGGAATTCTTCTTTTTCCTCAGCAGGTAATGGTAATGATGGTGCcaatagcaacaacaacaacattaacATCAACATTAACGATGCAAACAACAATTGGAGTGATGCCCTTGCTTGGGGAGATtttcagcagcagcagcagcaacaataCAGTGCTTTGCCCTAG